From the Syntrophales bacterium genome, the window TCTGTCCTCTCTGATGTTCAGCCGCTATAAATGTTTCGACCCCTTTGCCAGATAATTTTGCACATAATCCGACACGGCATCCTCGAGCGACATGGGCCGTACAGGACACCCCGTCGATTTAAGCTTATCCATGTTTGCCTCAGTAAAATACTGATAGTGCGACCTGATATCTTCAGGCATCTCTATGTATTCAATTTTGGGCTTCACGTCCATGGCGGTGAATACCGCCCGTGTCAGATCGTTCCACGTCCGGGCGTGTCCCGTACCGAGATTGAACAGTCCTGTCACCCCCCTGTTTTCCAGGAACCACCAGATCACGTCCGCACAATCCTTTACATACACAAAATCTCGCTTCTGCTCACCGTCCCGGAAATCAGGCCGATGAGATTTGAAGAGCGTCACGCTCCCCGTTTCACGAATCTGCCCGAACGATTTGTGAATAACGCTCCGCATGTCCCCCTTGTGATATTCATTCGGCCCGAAGACATTAAAAAATTTTATTCCCGTAATCTTGTTCCCCAGGCCATTCCTCAGGGCCCACAGGTCAAACAACTGTTTGGAATACCCATACATATTGATGGGGTGCAGCTGCGTGCTTACGCTCTCATCATCGGAAAATCCCAAAGCACCTTCTCCATAGGTAGCCGCACTGCTCGCGTAGATGAAGCGTATATCCTTTTCGACCGCCCATCTCGCAAGCTGGGCGGTGTAACGATAATTGTTCTCCATCAGGTAATCCGCATCCTGCTGCGTGGTTGAGGAACACGCGCCCATGTGAACAATGGCCTCAACATCGAACGGCACGGCATCATCGAGAACCAGCTCAAGGAAATCCTCCTTGTCCAGATAATCCGCAAACCGTCTGTTGACTAGGTTCTTCCACTTCTCGGACATCCCGAGGCTGTCAACAATGACAATATCATCAAACCCCTGTGTATTCAGCTTCCATACAACCGCGCTGCCTATAAATCCCGCTCCCCCCGTCACTACAATCATCCGAATCCCCTCTATCGCCGGCATGGTATCCCTCAGGAACCATGCGGCATCGTTATCGTGCGAACCATCTACAAACAGTAACGATGCGTGCCGTCACCCATCACGCTGTCATAAGGAGATAAGGTAAGGTTCGCATACGTAAAAGTCAAGTTCTTTTATGGTGTTCACCCCGGTCGAGGCTTACGGGGTCTTTTTTCTCCCATACAGGTCGACTTGATGACATATGCCCCGTATTATTTTCACATCCTTGGCAAGCAGTGTGGTCCTCGAAAAGAATCGCCGCACATTTGTCATCCAGTAATCCGGGTTCTGCGTCTTTATGAAGCCTATCCGCAGAAAGATCTCTTTCAGATGATCATACATTGCCTCGCTCTCCGCCACCGTAGCCAGTTTCTGGGTGAAAACGGATGTTTCCTCGGAACATGCGGTAAAGATCTCATAGCAGATAATCATGACCGCATGCGAAAGATTGATGGATTTCAAGTCATCCGACGTGGGAATTTTTACGAGCAGATCGCAGTATGTGAGCTCCCTGTTGGTAAGCCCCCGGTCTTCGGGGCCAAAGACCAGCGCCACCTTGTTGTTCTGAGATCTACCAACGATCTCTTCCGCCATTTTCCGTGGATATATCATCGACCTTTTCAGGCTGGTGTCTCCCGATCGTCCGGTTGTCCCCACAACATACTGAAAGGGAGCAAGGGCCTGATCCAATCTGTCAAAATATTGTATTTTTTCAACGATATCTAGTGCAAAATGGGTCGACAACTGTTCGATTTTTTCCCTATCGGCATTCAGGGGATCGATGACGATTATACTGCGTATCCCCATATTTTTAGCGCACCGGGCAACAGACCCGATATTGCCCGGATGTTTCGGCTTGTTCAGTACTACTGTCAGATTCTCCATTTTTGCCTTTTCCATGTTCCGCCCCTGCCCTTTTTGGTATTGCATAAAGATTGCTCTTGGCCTAGAATCCATGACCGGTTGTGCTATATCATAACTTGCTGAGGTCTTCCATGGCAGATCTAAACCTTTGAAAATATGATTTTAGGAGTATACCCGGATTTTCAAGGTTCTTGCCATCATTCCTCGTGCCTTTGCCCTTATGGGATCTGATGGATTACAAATGAAAAACACACGTGATGTGCTCGCCGGGGCCGCTGGGGAGATTGGCATACCCCTCTCTGGTCACGAGCTAGACCTTCTCATGGAATATTCCCGGGAGCTGCTCTTCTGGAACGAAAAGATGTCGCTTGTCTCACTGAAATCCCCCCTTGATATAATCAAACACCTGATCGACTCTCTCGCCCCTGCACGTCTTATCAAAGACGGTCATTCAAAACTACTGGATATAGGGACAGGGGCCGGTCTGCCCGGAATTCCGCTCAAAATAACAAGGGAATCACTGCGCGTTACTCTCCTCGATTCATCCCGCAAAAAGACCTCTTTTCTCAAGAGCGTCATCCGCAAGCTCGGGCTGAGGGATATCTCGGTCGTAAACGACAGGGCAGAATCATTAACGCTTGAGAAAAACTACAGGGGTTCTTTTGATATCGTCATCTCCAGGGCGGCCTTCAAAATTCCCTATTTTCTCACCGTGGGCGAGCCTTTTCTGTCCGATGGCGGGATCCTCATCGCCATGAAGGGAAAAAACGCGGATAACGAGCTTGAAGAGGCGGCTGGGGCAATCAGAAAAACGGGCCTTGCGTTGACGGGGTCCCATGAGATAGAACTTCCCATAACGGGCGAATCAAGAAAACTCCTCTGTTTCACCAAGGGTCTGTCATAAATTGAGTGTTACTAACCAGATAACCGAGGGGCTGCTCGTCTAAATTACTGCTTCTCAAATGCCATGTTGTATGCTAGCATACCGGTGTTATTCTGAACGTAAATTTACAGAAAGAACCTCTTTAAAAAATGAGTAAAATTATATGCATAGCCAACCAGAAGGGGGGCGTCGGGAAAACAACGACAGCCATTAATTTATCGGCTTCTCTGGCTGCTGCAGAAAAAAAAACCCTCCTGATAGATTGTGACTCTCAGGGAAACGCTACCAGTGGTGTGGGTATCGACCCATCCACGATACATGAAAAAAATCTCTACTACGGCTTGGTTCAAGATGCCCCATTTCAGGAAATTGTATGTAAGACAGATATCAAAACTCTTGACATTATCCCCTCTAACCAGAACCTTATAGGCGTTGAAATAGAATTCGTATCGCTCAAGGACAGAGAAAAAAGGCTGAAAAACTTTCTAAAAAAAATTGACACCCCTTATGACTTTATTATAATTGATTGTCCTCCGTCTCTTGGATTTTTGACCGTTAATGCCCTTGTAGCATCCGATTCGCTCATAATTCCATTGCAATGCGAATTCTTTGCACTGGAAGGCTTGGGGCAATTGCTTAACAGTGTTAAACTGGTACAGGCCCGGCTTAATCCATCTTTGTCACTGGCTGGTATATTACTGACCATGTTCGACCAGAGAAACCGGCTTTCCCACCAGGTAGCCGAAGAGGCCCGGAAGTTTTTTGGGTCTACCGTGTTTGAAACCGTCATACCAAGAAATGTCAGGCTTTCCGAAAGTCCCAGTCATGGATTGCCTATTATACTATACGATATCCAGTCCCGCGGCGCAGTTTCATATATGCAACTGGCACGGGAAATCATGGCAAATGGAAGGGTATAATGTCTAAGAAAAACGCTTTAGGGAAGGGGCTCGGCGCCATATTCCCGGATCTTCTGGAAGATCCGGCCGATAAACCACATTTTGCCATGTGCGGAATTGAGGAATTATCACCGAACAGGTTCCAGCCCAGGAAGGTGTTTGATGGGCACGAACAAAAAAAGCTCTCAGATTCCATCAAAAAAAACGGTTTGCTGCAACCGATTCTTGTGAGAAAGTCCGAAACTGATACAGGTTATGAAATTATCGCCGGAGAACGCAGGTGGAGAGCAGCCCAGGCTGCAGGACTGCGAGATGTTCCCATCCTGATCAGGTACAAGACACAAGATCTGGACGTAGCACAGTTGTCTCTCATAGAAAATATCCAGCGCGAGGAGTTGAACCCCTTAGAAGAATCGGGGGCATACCACACCCTGATAGAACAATTTCACCTTTCTCAGGACGAAATATCGTCACGGGTAGGCAAAGAGCGATCAACTATAGCAAATGCCCTTCGCCTCCTGAATCTTCCTGGAGAAGCAAAGGACGCGCTGATAAAGAAAGAAATCTCTGCAGGACATGCGCGGGCTATTTTGTCTGTTGATTCACAGGAGGGGCAGATCGCCGCCCTGCGTGAGATCATCAGGAAAAAACTCAGTGTCAGAGAAGCTGAAAAGCTGGTTAAAGAAAACCCTGCCCAACCTAAAAAGAAACAAGAGGTAAAGAAAGACCCGGATATTACAGCCCTTGAAAATAAAATGTCTGAACAATTAATGGCGAGGACCACCATAAAACAACTGAGCAAGGGAGGCCTTATAGAAATACGGTTTCTATCAGCCGATGACCTGGACAGGGTATCGGATGTCATCATGAGCGGGGATAACCGGTAATATGCCGATTGTGACAAGAAAAGCTGAGCGACTTTATTAACACCTGTTGATAACACTGTGTATAAGGGTTTATAAATTGGAAGCATTCTGGAACGAAGGCGTTAAAATAATTAAAGAAAAGGTTAGCCAGCAAAACTTTGAAACCTGGATAAAACCTATACGGGTAGTTTCGCTGGAAGATAATAATGTGCTTCTAGGGGTGCCCAATAAGTTCTTTAAGGACTGGCTTGTTGAAAATTACATCGACCTGATCGGCAGCTCTCTTTCAAACGTGTCGGGTATCGATGTAGCGATAAAATTCGTTGTCAGTAAGTCGGAGGACAGTGATACATCACGTGGAATGAGTGTCCCAAGAACCGTTAAAAGCAACCCTGTTCGCCTGCACTCATCCCTTAATTTGAAATACACCTTCGAACGATTTGTTGTAGGGTCGTCCAATCAGTTTGCCCATGCCGCCGCGCTTTCAGTGGCGGAACAGCCCGCACGTAATTATAACCCTCTATTTGTTTACGGCGGGGTCGGTCTGGGAAAGACGCACCTTATAAACGCCATAGGTGCCCATACCGTTTCCCTCTACCCTAAAAAAAATGTTCTCTACGTGTCGGCAGAGGAATTTATGAATGAGCTTATATATTCTATCCGATACGATAAGATGTCGAATTTTAGGGAAAAATATAGAAAGATAGACTCACTTCTTATTGATGATATTCAGTTTATTGCGGGCAAGGAAAGAACCCAGGAAGAATTTTTTCACACCTTCAATACCCTTCACGATTCAGGGAAGCAGATTGTTGTGACAAGTGATAAATTTCCAAAGGAAATACAAAATCTTGAAGGTAGGCTTCGGTCACGGTTTGAGTGGGGTTTGATAGCAGACATTCAGCCTCCGGATATCGAAACGAGGATCGCAATTATCGAAAAGAAGGCACAGGAAAATAGTCTTGATATATCAAGCGAGGTCACCCATTATATAGCTTCTGTCGCAGATTCAAATATAAGGGAGTTGGAAGGGATCCTCACCAGGATAGCGGCATATTCCTCTCTGACGGGCAAGGAAATTAAGATAGAGATCGTACGGGATGTTATAAAGAACCTCCTGAAACACGCGGCAAAGAGGGAGGTTACTATAGATGAAATTTTAAAAGCAGTAGGGAAAAAATTTAATATTCGAGTAGGAGATATACGGTCTCCAAAAAAGAATAAAAATCTTGTGCTCGCACGCCAGAGCGTGATGTATTTGGCGAGAAAGCTGACCAATAACTCTTTTCCTGATATAGGAGAAAAGGTGGGAGGAAGGGATCATTCTACGGTTATTTACTCAAATAATAAGATTAAAAAAATGATGGAAAAGGATTATGAAATAAGAAAGATAATGGAAGAGATAGAGATGATTTTACACACCAGCTATTAACATGTTATTAAGGGGTATATTTAGTAATATAATTAATTATTAAAAACACTTATAGAAAAGTTTCACTATATCAACAGGTACTACTATTACTACTATAGTTTTTTTTAATCACATATCTTTTAAATAATAGGTGACCATATGGAATTTTCTATCAAGAGAGATGTTTTTTTAGAGGGCCTTCAAAAAACCTTAAGTATTGTAGAAAAAAGGACAACCCTCCCAATTCTTAATAATATTCTCATAAGAACACAATCTGAAAGGGTCAGGATAGCTGCTACCGATAGGGAAGTCGGTTTAATATCATACTATGCCGCTACGATTATCACTCCGGGAGAAATCACGGTTGGGGCTAGAAAACTTTTTGAGATGGTCCGGGAAATAGATGGGGAGATTATTAATTTTAAGGTTCTGGAAAATAACTGGGTAACTGTGACATGCGGGAAGATAATATATAAGATCCCTGGTATCTCTGCTGAAGATTTTCCGGAGGTTTCGGATATCGAAAATATGGAGTCTATCAGCATACCCTGTGATGTATTAAAAAATGTTTTTGAAAAGACGTTTTTTGCAATCTCTCAGGATGATATGAGGCCGAACCTGAATGGGGTCTTCTTTGAGATAATAGACGGAAATATTGCAGTGGTTGCCACTGATGGTCATAGATTATCTCTTGTGAAGATGCCTTTAGAGGGAAACGATAATCTGAATATAAAGGGTGTCATAATACCGCGCAAGGGAGTTTCTGAGATTAGAAAACTGGTTGAAGCGGGTGATGATGATGTTGATATGTGTGTGACGGACGGTGTCTGTGTGGTGAAGAAACAGGATACGGTCTTAAGGGTCAGTCTTATTAACTCAGAGTATCCTGATTACAGGCGAGTAATACCGCAAGAGGGGGGAGTGGAAATACAGCTAGATAGGGATAAGATACTTCACTCTCTCAAGAGGATGAGTGTCATGTCTACCGAGAAGTTCAGTGGCGTGAAGATAGAGGTGTATGATCAAAGAATGGTCTTAACCTCTACCAATCCGGACGTCGGTGAGGCAAAGGATGAAATAGATGTGTCCTATGAAGGGGAAAAGATGGAGGTGGGGTATAGCGTACGGTACCTCATAGATGCCATGGACCCCATTGATGGGGATGTCGTGTCTTTTGAAATAAGAAGTGGCGATGGTCCCGGTGTTGTCAGATCTGCCGGAAGCGATGCCTATATGTGTGTTGTGATGCCTATAAAACTAAGAACTGAGAAAGGATTGGATTAAACGGGATTGGAAAATTCATATAGCGCTGATAATATAAAGGTTCTTGATGGGCTTGAGGCTGTCAGGAAAAGGCCGGCCATGTATATAGGCAGTACCGGCAAGGAAGGGCTTCATCATCTTGTATATGAGGTTGTGGATAATAGTGTTGATGAGGCGTCTGCTGAGTATTGTGATTTAATACAGGTAAAAATACGCGTTGATAACAGCGTTACGGTCGAAGATAATGGAAGGGGAATCCCCGTGGACATGCACAAGACGGAAAAGGTGTCTGCGGCCGAGGTGGTGCTGACCAAGCTCCACGCGGGGGGCAAATTTAACAACGACAGCTATAAGATATCAGGTGGACTTCACGGAGTGGGTGTTTCCGTGGTCAATGCCCTGTCTGAATATCTTGAACTGGAGGTGCGTAGAGACGGTAAGGTATATAGACAATCGTATAAAAAAGGTTTTCCTACCCATCCCCTTGAAGAGGTTGGAAAGACCAAGAGAAGGGGGACGAAAATAACCTTCCTGCCGGATGCGGAGATCTTTGAGGAAATTGATTTCAGCTTTGACATCCTTTCAAACAGACTGAGAGAACTTGCTTTTTTAAATCCGGGAATCAAGATCGTTATTGATGATGAGAGAACCGACAAAAAAAACGAATTCTTCTATAAGGGGGGGATTGTTTCATTTGTTGAGTATATTAACCGAAATAAAAAGGTCCTTCACAACAAGCCCATCTACATCAATGGCGAAAAGGATGACTGTTCAGTGGAAGTGGCCCTTCAATACAATGAAGGGTACATGGAAAATGTTTTTTCGTATGCGAACAGCATCAACACCACCGAGGGCGGAACGCATATGATCGGGTTCCGGTCCGCCCTTACGAGGGTGATCAACAACTATATTACCACCAGCGGTATCGGAAAAAACGATAAAACAGCTCTGAAGGGAGAAGATGTCAGGGAAGGGCTGGGCTGTGTGGTCAGCGTTAAATTAAAAAATCCTCAGTTTGAGGGACAGACAAAGACGAAGCTCGGGAACAGCGAAGTCAAGGGCCTGGTGGAAGCCGTTGTCTATGATAAGCTAGGGAATTATTTCGAAGAGAACCCCGCCATCGCACGGCAGGTCGTCTCCAAGTCCATAGACGCGGCACGGGCGCGGGATGCCGCACGGAAGGCGCGGGAGTTGACACGGAGAAAAAGCGCTCTAGAGGTTACCTCTCTTCCAGGGAAATTGGCGGATTGTCAGGAGAAAGACCCTGCACGGAGTGAGGTGTATATTGTTGAGGGAGATTCAGCGGGTGGCTCCGCAAAACAGGGGAGAGACAGGAGTAATCAGGCCATTCTGCCGCTTCGGGGAAAGGTTTTGAATGTCGAAAAGGCACGCCTTGACAAGATGCTCAACAATAACGAGATCAGGGTCATTATCACCGCTCTTGGTGCCGGTATAGGGGAGGAAGATTATAATATAACGAAGCTTCGCTATCATAAGGTTATCATTATGACCGATGCGGATGTCGATGGAGCCCACATCCGAACCCTGCTCTTAACCTTCTTTTTTAGATATATGCGTGAAATGATTGAGCGGGGCTATCTCTATATAGCCCAGCCCCCCCTATTCAGGATCACGCACAAGAAAAAGGAGTGGTATATAAGCAGCGAAGAGGAAATGGATGAGTATATTCTCACGAGCGGGGCGGAAAAGGTCCGGGTTGTGACCGGAGATGGAAGTATT encodes:
- the rfaD gene encoding ADP-glyceromanno-heptose 6-epimerase — translated: MPAIEGIRMIVVTGGAGFIGSAVVWKLNTQGFDDIVIVDSLGMSEKWKNLVNRRFADYLDKEDFLELVLDDAVPFDVEAIVHMGACSSTTQQDADYLMENNYRYTAQLARWAVEKDIRFIYASSAATYGEGALGFSDDESVSTQLHPINMYGYSKQLFDLWALRNGLGNKITGIKFFNVFGPNEYHKGDMRSVIHKSFGQIRETGSVTLFKSHRPDFRDGEQKRDFVYVKDCADVIWWFLENRGVTGLFNLGTGHARTWNDLTRAVFTAMDVKPKIEYIEMPEDIRSHYQYFTEANMDKLKSTGCPVRPMSLEDAVSDYVQNYLAKGSKHL
- a CDS encoding RNA methyltransferase; protein product: MEKAKMENLTVVLNKPKHPGNIGSVARCAKNMGIRSIIVIDPLNADREKIEQLSTHFALDIVEKIQYFDRLDQALAPFQYVVGTTGRSGDTSLKRSMIYPRKMAEEIVGRSQNNKVALVFGPEDRGLTNRELTYCDLLVKIPTSDDLKSINLSHAVMIICYEIFTACSEETSVFTQKLATVAESEAMYDHLKEIFLRIGFIKTQNPDYWMTNVRRFFSRTTLLAKDVKIIRGICHQVDLYGRKKTP
- the rsmG gene encoding 16S rRNA (guanine(527)-N(7))-methyltransferase RsmG, with the protein product MGSDGLQMKNTRDVLAGAAGEIGIPLSGHELDLLMEYSRELLFWNEKMSLVSLKSPLDIIKHLIDSLAPARLIKDGHSKLLDIGTGAGLPGIPLKITRESLRVTLLDSSRKKTSFLKSVIRKLGLRDISVVNDRAESLTLEKNYRGSFDIVISRAAFKIPYFLTVGEPFLSDGGILIAMKGKNADNELEEAAGAIRKTGLALTGSHEIELPITGESRKLLCFTKGLS
- a CDS encoding AAA family ATPase, yielding MSKIICIANQKGGVGKTTTAINLSASLAAAEKKTLLIDCDSQGNATSGVGIDPSTIHEKNLYYGLVQDAPFQEIVCKTDIKTLDIIPSNQNLIGVEIEFVSLKDREKRLKNFLKKIDTPYDFIIIDCPPSLGFLTVNALVASDSLIIPLQCEFFALEGLGQLLNSVKLVQARLNPSLSLAGILLTMFDQRNRLSHQVAEEARKFFGSTVFETVIPRNVRLSESPSHGLPIILYDIQSRGAVSYMQLAREIMANGRV
- a CDS encoding ParB/RepB/Spo0J family partition protein → MSKKNALGKGLGAIFPDLLEDPADKPHFAMCGIEELSPNRFQPRKVFDGHEQKKLSDSIKKNGLLQPILVRKSETDTGYEIIAGERRWRAAQAAGLRDVPILIRYKTQDLDVAQLSLIENIQREELNPLEESGAYHTLIEQFHLSQDEISSRVGKERSTIANALRLLNLPGEAKDALIKKEISAGHARAILSVDSQEGQIAALREIIRKKLSVREAEKLVKENPAQPKKKQEVKKDPDITALENKMSEQLMARTTIKQLSKGGLIEIRFLSADDLDRVSDVIMSGDNR
- the dnaA gene encoding chromosomal replication initiator protein DnaA codes for the protein MEAFWNEGVKIIKEKVSQQNFETWIKPIRVVSLEDNNVLLGVPNKFFKDWLVENYIDLIGSSLSNVSGIDVAIKFVVSKSEDSDTSRGMSVPRTVKSNPVRLHSSLNLKYTFERFVVGSSNQFAHAAALSVAEQPARNYNPLFVYGGVGLGKTHLINAIGAHTVSLYPKKNVLYVSAEEFMNELIYSIRYDKMSNFREKYRKIDSLLIDDIQFIAGKERTQEEFFHTFNTLHDSGKQIVVTSDKFPKEIQNLEGRLRSRFEWGLIADIQPPDIETRIAIIEKKAQENSLDISSEVTHYIASVADSNIRELEGILTRIAAYSSLTGKEIKIEIVRDVIKNLLKHAAKREVTIDEILKAVGKKFNIRVGDIRSPKKNKNLVLARQSVMYLARKLTNNSFPDIGEKVGGRDHSTVIYSNNKIKKMMEKDYEIRKIMEEIEMILHTSY
- the dnaN gene encoding DNA polymerase III subunit beta, with the translated sequence MEFSIKRDVFLEGLQKTLSIVEKRTTLPILNNILIRTQSERVRIAATDREVGLISYYAATIITPGEITVGARKLFEMVREIDGEIINFKVLENNWVTVTCGKIIYKIPGISAEDFPEVSDIENMESISIPCDVLKNVFEKTFFAISQDDMRPNLNGVFFEIIDGNIAVVATDGHRLSLVKMPLEGNDNLNIKGVIIPRKGVSEIRKLVEAGDDDVDMCVTDGVCVVKKQDTVLRVSLINSEYPDYRRVIPQEGGVEIQLDRDKILHSLKRMSVMSTEKFSGVKIEVYDQRMVLTSTNPDVGEAKDEIDVSYEGEKMEVGYSVRYLIDAMDPIDGDVVSFEIRSGDGPGVVRSAGSDAYMCVVMPIKLRTEKGLD
- the gyrB gene encoding DNA topoisomerase (ATP-hydrolyzing) subunit B, producing the protein MENSYSADNIKVLDGLEAVRKRPAMYIGSTGKEGLHHLVYEVVDNSVDEASAEYCDLIQVKIRVDNSVTVEDNGRGIPVDMHKTEKVSAAEVVLTKLHAGGKFNNDSYKISGGLHGVGVSVVNALSEYLELEVRRDGKVYRQSYKKGFPTHPLEEVGKTKRRGTKITFLPDAEIFEEIDFSFDILSNRLRELAFLNPGIKIVIDDERTDKKNEFFYKGGIVSFVEYINRNKKVLHNKPIYINGEKDDCSVEVALQYNEGYMENVFSYANSINTTEGGTHMIGFRSALTRVINNYITTSGIGKNDKTALKGEDVREGLGCVVSVKLKNPQFEGQTKTKLGNSEVKGLVEAVVYDKLGNYFEENPAIARQVVSKSIDAARARDAARKARELTRRKSALEVTSLPGKLADCQEKDPARSEVYIVEGDSAGGSAKQGRDRSNQAILPLRGKVLNVEKARLDKMLNNNEIRVIITALGAGIGEEDYNITKLRYHKVIIMTDADVDGAHIRTLLLTFFFRYMREMIERGYLYIAQPPLFRITHKKKEWYISSEEEMDEYILTSGAEKVRVVTGDGSIITGSKLLGLIKKAIRLDAILEKFHNSGKDQEIIRLLAGDPSFSKKDFEDDDVLSKTGNRISKAVGKRVVSYWTEADVEHGGNKLFFSLKHNGQDHTTWIDKDI